In a genomic window of Algoriphagus halophilus:
- a CDS encoding SusC/RagA family TonB-linked outer membrane protein yields the protein MKKNLLAFLLMIFFAQSVFAQSKSISGTVTSSEDGLGLPGVSVLVKGTTNGTITGIDGEYTIQLPAGRDVLQFSFVGMRSVEVTVGNESTIDVVLDPDVKALNEVIVTALGVSRDDRSVGAAIQSVKGEDLTATRNSNVVGNLAGKVAGVQVIGSSGAAIGGTQNIRLRGINTLGGGSPLFVVDGTPISNSSFSPSGDYAGRDYGNLAADINPDDIESVSVLKGPSAAALYGNRAANGVIIITTKKGNKKKGLGIEINQSTTLENVYVLPEYQNEYAGGYTQDFLTFEYDPAIHPESWSSFDGQKMLNYAADESWGPRMDGTLIRHWDSWLEGPQFGELRALTPNPDNVRNFFETGVTANTGVAFSAGDEKSNFRVSLNNINQKGVMPGSELTKNNVSFNGSQELNDRLSVGLNFNFTGTKANGRPASGYTGRNPVNSFNQWFQRQIDMDRLAQYRNPDGTYRSWNLRSPTNTRPLYWNNPYYEAYENAPEDSRDRVFGNFNLTYKLNDALKVSGFIRSDFYNQKIEERIASGGLDLDSYSVSQRIGREDNYEILFQYDKMFGEFSVTANAGGNIRRNLYSYMYQGTVGGLAVPDYYNIDASVDRPATDSYKSNKTVRSVYGNVSLGYQNTIFLDATLRNDWSSALPKANNSYLYPSITSSFVFTELLGGGGNFLSFGKLRASYAQVGSDIGPYEIAQIYNVSTPYGSFPNLQVPNTAANPNLRPALSSSYEAGVDLRFWNGKVNFDLTFYRNDNKDQILNLTVPGSSGFSGALVNAGNIRSEGVELSIGGTPIQKRDFTWDVSLNLAHNTSKVIELAAGLDNRQLQSAYWGMSINAKVGEEWGTLIGTGFKYADNGLPIINEDGSYVKERNIDLGTTLPTATGGFTNTFRYKNFDLTAFIEFQAGGQFYSVTKMFNAYSGLGLETAGLNDKGNPLRDPVEDGGGVRVDGALEDGTPTTVYVDAYDHFSGMFGLHENWIYDASYVKLREIRLGYSLPARLVDRSPFHTVNVAFIAKNLWLIHTNVPGLDPSEFGSGANGYAYFESGQLPGVRSLGFNVRLGL from the coding sequence ATGAAGAAAAATTTGCTAGCGTTCTTGCTAATGATATTCTTTGCTCAAAGTGTTTTTGCACAGAGTAAGTCTATTAGCGGAACGGTGACTTCCTCGGAAGACGGATTAGGCCTGCCAGGGGTAAGTGTTCTGGTCAAAGGGACTACGAATGGTACCATTACTGGTATTGATGGTGAGTATACAATTCAACTACCTGCCGGTAGGGATGTTCTTCAGTTTTCATTCGTGGGGATGAGATCTGTAGAAGTTACCGTAGGTAATGAATCTACCATTGATGTAGTGCTGGACCCTGATGTAAAAGCACTAAATGAAGTAATTGTAACTGCATTGGGTGTATCTAGAGATGATCGCTCTGTTGGGGCTGCCATTCAATCCGTAAAAGGTGAAGACCTTACCGCTACCAGAAATTCCAATGTAGTGGGTAACCTAGCTGGTAAAGTAGCCGGTGTACAAGTAATAGGTTCTTCTGGTGCTGCAATCGGAGGTACTCAAAATATTCGTTTAAGAGGGATCAATACCTTAGGTGGAGGTTCTCCTTTATTCGTAGTAGATGGAACACCTATCTCCAATAGTTCTTTTTCACCTAGCGGTGACTATGCAGGGCGTGATTATGGTAACCTTGCAGCTGATATTAACCCAGATGATATTGAAAGTGTTTCTGTATTGAAAGGTCCTTCTGCTGCTGCTCTTTATGGTAATAGGGCTGCTAACGGTGTAATTATCATTACTACTAAAAAAGGAAACAAGAAAAAAGGTCTTGGTATCGAAATCAACCAAAGTACTACACTAGAGAATGTCTATGTGCTTCCTGAGTACCAGAATGAGTATGCAGGTGGTTATACACAGGATTTCTTGACTTTTGAATATGATCCAGCTATCCACCCAGAGTCTTGGTCTAGCTTCGATGGTCAAAAAATGTTGAACTACGCAGCTGATGAGTCTTGGGGTCCAAGAATGGATGGGACCTTGATCAGACATTGGGACTCTTGGTTAGAAGGACCTCAGTTCGGTGAATTGAGAGCATTGACTCCAAATCCTGATAACGTAAGAAATTTCTTTGAAACTGGGGTTACAGCTAACACCGGTGTTGCATTTTCTGCAGGTGATGAAAAATCAAACTTCAGAGTTTCCCTGAATAACATCAACCAAAAAGGTGTAATGCCAGGATCTGAATTGACTAAGAACAATGTAAGTTTCAATGGCTCTCAGGAGTTAAATGATAGATTGTCTGTTGGATTGAACTTCAACTTTACTGGTACCAAAGCAAATGGTCGCCCTGCATCAGGATATACTGGTAGAAATCCAGTAAACTCCTTCAACCAGTGGTTTCAGCGTCAAATCGATATGGATAGACTGGCACAGTACAGAAATCCTGATGGAACTTACAGATCTTGGAACTTAAGAAGCCCAACCAATACAAGACCACTTTACTGGAACAATCCATATTATGAAGCATATGAAAATGCTCCAGAAGATAGCCGTGACCGTGTATTTGGTAACTTCAATTTGACTTACAAGTTGAATGATGCATTGAAAGTTTCAGGTTTTATTAGATCTGACTTTTACAATCAAAAAATTGAAGAAAGAATCGCTTCTGGTGGTTTGGACTTAGATTCTTATTCTGTAAGCCAAAGAATTGGACGTGAGGATAACTATGAAATCTTATTCCAATATGATAAGATGTTTGGCGAATTCTCTGTGACTGCCAATGCTGGTGGTAACATCAGAAGAAATCTTTATAGCTATATGTACCAAGGTACAGTAGGGGGATTGGCTGTTCCTGATTATTACAACATCGATGCTTCTGTAGACAGACCTGCTACAGATAGCTATAAGAGTAACAAAACAGTTCGCTCTGTCTATGGTAACGTTTCTTTAGGTTATCAAAACACGATTTTCTTGGATGCTACTTTGAGAAATGACTGGTCTTCTGCACTTCCAAAAGCAAACAATAGCTACCTATATCCATCAATTACATCTAGTTTCGTCTTTACTGAACTATTGGGTGGAGGAGGAAACTTTCTAAGCTTTGGTAAATTAAGAGCAAGTTATGCACAAGTAGGATCTGATATCGGACCTTACGAAATCGCTCAGATTTATAACGTATCTACTCCTTATGGTTCTTTCCCGAATCTTCAAGTGCCGAATACTGCAGCAAACCCTAACCTAAGACCTGCGCTATCTTCTTCTTATGAAGCTGGTGTAGATTTAAGATTCTGGAATGGTAAGGTGAACTTTGATCTTACCTTCTATAGAAATGACAACAAAGATCAAATCCTAAACTTAACCGTTCCTGGTTCTAGTGGATTCTCTGGTGCTTTGGTCAATGCAGGTAACATCAGATCTGAAGGTGTTGAACTTTCTATTGGTGGTACACCAATCCAAAAGCGTGACTTCACTTGGGATGTTAGTTTGAACTTGGCTCATAACACCTCCAAAGTAATTGAATTAGCTGCTGGTCTTGACAATAGACAATTGCAGTCCGCTTATTGGGGTATGAGTATCAATGCCAAAGTAGGTGAAGAGTGGGGTACTTTGATTGGTACCGGATTCAAATATGCTGACAATGGTCTTCCAATCATCAATGAAGACGGTTCTTATGTGAAAGAGAGAAACATAGATTTAGGAACTACTCTTCCTACTGCTACTGGTGGTTTTACCAATACATTCAGATACAAAAACTTTGATTTAACTGCATTTATTGAATTCCAAGCTGGAGGTCAATTCTACTCAGTTACCAAAATGTTTAATGCTTACTCTGGTCTTGGTTTAGAAACTGCGGGTCTAAATGACAAAGGCAATCCTTTAAGAGATCCAGTTGAAGATGGTGGAGGGGTACGTGTAGACGGTGCTTTGGAAGATGGAACTCCTACCACAGTTTATGTAGATGCTTATGATCATTTCTCAGGAATGTTCGGATTGCATGAGAACTGGATCTATGATGCTTCTTATGTGAAATTGAGAGAGATCAGATTAGGATACTCTCTTCCTGCGAGATTGGTTGATAGATCTCCATTCCACACTGTAAACGTGGCATTTATTGCGAAAAATCTTTGGTTGATCCATACCAATGTACCTGGACTTGATCCAAGTGAATTTGGGTCTGGTGCAAATGGATATGCTTATTTCGAAAGTGGACAGTTACCAGGTGTAAGATCCCTAGGATTCAATGTTAGACTTGGACTTTAA